In Vibrio marisflavi CECT 7928, the following are encoded in one genomic region:
- a CDS encoding DUF3634 family protein — protein MLYAFLIIVLVVACWIAAQEKPLLHVKFKGGVIVWSKGHFPQMFKHNVIEIGEIVPFDGEIKVFQRRSGPEIKFSHIIPQKVKQRISNVFPHQGFISDGEDRKKG, from the coding sequence ATGCTGTACGCATTTTTAATTATTGTTCTTGTAGTAGCCTGCTGGATTGCTGCTCAAGAGAAGCCTTTGCTGCACGTAAAGTTCAAAGGAGGTGTCATTGTTTGGTCAAAAGGGCATTTCCCACAAATGTTCAAACATAATGTCATAGAAATTGGTGAAATAGTCCCATTTGATGGTGAGATAAAAGTGTTTCAGAGGCGATCTGGGCCTGAAATTAAGTTTTCACATATCATTCCTCAAAAAGTAAAACAAAGAATTAGTAATGTTTTCCCTCACCAAGGCTTTATATCTGACGGTGAAGATAGAAAGAAAGGCTAG